Genomic segment of Coregonus clupeaformis isolate EN_2021a chromosome 34, ASM2061545v1, whole genome shotgun sequence:
ccgaggtctagaccagaccaggggcgcaacagggaggcgaagagtgagaggtcgtcccGCCCTGAgccggaatgcccacccggcccctgttatgtgtatgttgtgcggtcggagttcgcacctttgggggggggtactgtcacgccctgactcaggggacgcttatatgttgagtcagggtgtgtatattccttgttgtgatgttctatgttgtatttctatgtttagatctagtatgtctagatctatgttggccggtgtggttcccaatcagaggcagctgtcgctcgttgtctctgattggggatcatacttaggcagcctattggcactagtgggttgtgggatcatgttccgtgttaggtatgttgtttgtgtataaaaatatgaacgcaacatgtaactaTTTCTATATATTTCATGACTGGGCAGGGACGCAGCCATGGgttggcctgggagggcatagtcccacccactggggagccaggcccagccaatcagaatgagtttttccccacaaaagggctttattacagacagaaatactcctcagtttcatcagctgtctggttgactggtctcagacaatcctgcaggtgaaaaagctggatgtggaggtcctgggatggCGTGGTTACACAGAGTCTGGAcatgctgccaaattctctaaaatgacgttggaggtggcttatagtagagaaattaacattcaattctctggcaacagctcttgtggacattcctgcagtcagcatgccaattgcacgctccctcaaaacttgagacatctgtggctttgtgttgtgtgacaaaacaaggtgcacctgtgtaatgatcatgctgtttaatcagcttcttgacatgccacacctgtcaggtggatggattatcttggcaaaggagaaatgctcactaacagggatgtaaacacatttgagggaattaagctttttgtgcgtatggaacatttcggggatcttttatttcagctcatgaaacatgggaccaacactttacatgttgcgtttatatttttgttcagtatagttagctaGCATTAGCATAGCCATATATCTCGCTAACCAGTTAGAAAGCTGTTAAACAAACGGTACAAATACATTAACAAAACATTTAACGTTAAGCAACATAATTAATTATTTCGATCACATAAAACATTGAAGAAAACCAGTCTGATTGCAGGACTTTATGTTACTATGATTTTTCTGATGTCAACATCAACTTTGACCCTGCAACTTAAGCACATGACTGACTATAATTCAATCTTAGTCCATGGTCCAGGATACATTGTAACAGCTAGTAATGATACATCTATGagtacattgtaaataaacctacATTATAGGTGAATTATTCCACTGTAAATGTTATTGTTTTCCAAATGATCATTGTGTTGATTATGTTGACATGCAGTGATTAGATAATTGATTGTAATTATTTCCTAAAGCCTATCCATTATTGTCAACCTTTGCTCATAGGGACCTATTTATTAATAATTATACAAAATTAAATTCTTTCATAATAGCTAGGCCATTGTGCCATTATAAAAGTGTATTGTTATTTTCCACTGTCAGCCACTGGTGTCACATTTCAGGAAGTGTCACTCAGCTGTGTGGGTTTCCACTAGCTTCTATAGCCACAAAGTCcaattccacagccacaaagtcaaaatctGCTACAACATTATTATTTTTGGGGTCttaatttagggttagggttaggcataaggttagcactgtggttaaggttaggtttaaattgaattgaaggAAGCTGTTGAACTTGAATTGCTACATACACCTGCTGCCACATTTTCCCTAGAAGTTGACCTAGCGAGTGTCATTTGAAAAGTTACTTTAACTGGATACAAAAAGCTACAAAATGAGGAACATTTCCAAGATGTTTGTGTATCTGCCTTCCAGAGGAAGCGGGCACTTGGTATAGTTGGTATAGAGAAAGCATTGTCTGTCAACTGTGGGGGTGCCCATGCAGCTGGGGATCCAAAGATCCCTGGTTGAGATGGCCAGAGTTCGAATGGGGCAGAACGTTtcctatgctgaggcagtgaagagagtagaggatagCCCAAGGGTGAGTGAGTTGACTGGGAGGGCCGAAGTGCGTAGACCTGaagagagagagccagggaggATGACTTTTAGTATGGTTGGATTTCTTGCATTTATAGCCATGGTGATCAACTGCACTGCACTGATGGAGCAGAAATAATAGAAGATGAAGATAGATGTGGTAGTTGCAGCAGCAGAAACATTTTTGGGTTTGAGAGATTGTAGTGCAGAAGTTCCATCCTCGCAGGCCGATGGCCTGGGGTAGGATCGTTTAGTGGGATGGGGTGATGGGTTTTGGCTGATAGTGTATAGATGCTGGGTTAGATGGTAGTGGGACAAAACTGTGCAATCCGCACTCCGACCTGCAAAAGGCAGCAATACGCAACACAGCATCTAGTCTTCCGGAAAGCCACACGAAGAAGTTCGGCGCTGCCTGTCAAACAAGGAGGCAATCCTTCTTCGGTGGATTACATTTTAGAATAACTAAACAGCGACATGGAATCGGAGAAAGTAGTGCAATCAACAGGTGGGTATCCTAAAAAGACAAATGGTGTCTCAATTTAGTCAATCGATACAACTCATCGAACAAAACGTATTAAGAGCAGGTTATCGATAGTTCACAAAAGGTTAACAGTAACAACATCGCTAACGtaagctaactagctacattagCTAGGCAGTTTAGCTAACTCTGAACCGAATGTGACACGTTTCACTTGCCAGTTTCACTTATAGCTAGTTTACTGTTTCAGACCGAGTCGTTATGCACTGAGTCAAATGTTAGAATAACTTGGGTGATACAGAGCCACACAGTCAGCTTAGCTGGCTGGATTTGAATGTTGACACAAACGAACGAATCTGAAAGTGATACAGTAACTAGCTACTCATTGATCTCAATGCAGTAGGTCATGCAGGCAATGACTCGTTTCTAAACTGGCTGGATTAATTTTTTCTATAAGGGATTTGAACTTAATAAAAATGAATATGCACCACCAACTGAAGAGTCTGTAGCTCACCTGCGTGGTTCACTTCTGGTGTAGTTGTAAAGTTTCTAGCCTAGAATTATGTTGTCAATCATAATGTGACCTTAATTGGCATGTCAGTGTAACTAGTCTATCTATTTAGTTAGCAACAAATATAGTTGCCAATATTGTCTATACAGAGGGACTGCTTTGATATTTGTTTGCTGATAAACATGTTAAAGTGGAGGTATGCCTTGTTGCGTCAAGCTTCCTTTATTATCACCACCTCATTGCAGAGACAGGGACTAAAACAATATTAGCCAAAAAGTCCTTGCTAATGAGTTTTGATGTTTGTACTCCCAGGAGAGGATGTCCCTGacccagaggaggaagagaagaggctgGCGGCAGCAGCCCGGGAAGCCAACCATCTATCTGAGCTGAGGCTGGTGCTGTTGGGCTGGAGGTGGCCTGGGAAGAGCCTGACAGGCAACACCATACTGGGCCGCGAGGAGTTCCGCCAGGAGCGGGCGGCAGAATTCTGCGTCAAGCGTCAGACAGAGGTGGAGGGGCGCCAGGTGACGGTAATAGACACGCCGGGCTGGTACTCCACCCAGGCCACACCGCCGGTCTACCAACAGGAGATGGTGCGGGGCGCCTCCATGTGTGGGCCCCCAGGCCCCCATGCTTTCCTGCTGGTCATCCCCGTAGACATGTTTACCGAGGTGGACCGGGCCCGCATCGAGGAGCACCTGGCCCTGTTCGGGCAGCGTGTGTGGAAGCATACCATCGTGGTGTTCACCTGGGCGGAGGTGCTGAGGAACATGTCCATCGAGAGGCACATCAAGCGAGAGGGGAAGGATCTGCAGTGGGTGCTGGAAAAGTGCAAGAGGAGGTACATTGTCATCAGTAACTACATATTTGGGGAGCACCCCCAGCTACGGCAGCTCATGGAGAAGATAGAgaaggtggtggaggaggagggcatCTATAAcccagaggaggtagaggagaagaaACCTCTGGGCCAGAATCAGAACCAAACCCAAAACCGGGAGCTTGGGGCAAGGCCCAAAGTGAACTCTGCCGTAGGATTGGCCAAAATGGACATGGACCCACCCCACAGTGAGTGACAGCTTTACTGACAACTCAGACATAGTCTGGTACCAGGAAACAGCAGTCTCATAGGCTAAACCTCTCACTGGGTGAAATTCATAATCCTTGCTCTTCACTGCAAAACTAATACTTGCATTACTGTTGTATTATTCCACttagggtaactgtatttcaatTACTCATATAATAGTTATGTACATTGTACCAAGTAGTGTGGAATTAGTCCCACTACTTGGGACTCATCCTCTCCCCTCAACCCTTCCTTACATTTCTTCCTTCATTTCCTTCCCTTTTCCTCTTCCCTCATGTGTGGGATTAGAGAAGAATCCATGACGATTGGCCCGGACAGGGCAATATTCTTCTGTAGTAATAACAACACTTCAGTTAACTAGTCTTTAACAAGATAGTTTCACATAGACATGAAGACAATGATAGTTATACCAATGATATTACATATACATCTGTACTAATCCTTATCTGTTGTTATGTGTCCTTTTTCAGATTCAGTTGATGGACTGTGACTGACTGAAGGACAGATGGTGAGCCACCACAGGACTGATTTTGAGAGCTCTATGTCCATACATTACCCCAacctcagggcctgtattcataaagcgtctgaTCTACGATCactttgccttttagatcataatgaatgagACGGGGGTCCCAATCCTAGATCAGCACCACTCCTACTCtaagatgctttatgaatacaggcccagattATTTTAGACCTTTAAGACTTAACTGTTATTTATATTAAGGTGAGAAAGATTATCTGTAACTGGATGTAGGCTAACTTGATCAGGGGTCGCGTTAATGCAGAATTCTGTGTTTTTCACGCAGGAAAATAAAAGATTAAACGCATAAGATGTATATTTTAAatgcagatctaaaatgcttcttattgtaatttatGTTCGGCATCAGACttattttgtgcttcagttgcaatTCTACACTCCGATGATAATTCACGAACGGCATTCTATCAGAAGACAgcactctgactgatgtgtggctacattctttctatgataaacattagaaatatgatggccatgcatcgtttttgcTAAACGTACCTTGCTTTTTTATTGTAAGCTAATTTActtgtggctgccagccaaatagcgttgcacttctgttgtcatatgatgaaaatgaagctattttctgccgaatgtgttgcactaatgtattttctgtgaaggaaaactatagttgcacgcccctgatcactctattgaagcaaaaaaaacAACACTCTTTACTTTTAATATAAAACGCAGGTGATTTCTGAACTCTAACAAGATCACTGATCCTGTTCTGGCTGTCTGAGACTGTTAAGCCTACTTCCTACTTATGACAGTTCTGATGCAATGTATATATTTGGGGATTTTATCTGATTTTATTTGCAcatgaagtaaaaaaaaaagaaggaaaaatgACCAAGAACAAAGAAACAAATCACATATATTTATACAGGGTGAGgaaaaaacaaacatgactttagagGTCAAATGTGTACCGATATAGGCCCTGTATATCTACCCTTTGCTTCATGGAGGGAGGATAATGGGAAAACGACTGTACATGACAAGTCTCTGAGGCTGGGACAGAGACAAGGAAGTCACTTAACCAAATGTGTACAGCACATACTAGATTGCACTactatattttttacatttttaataaTTATTTGTTAACGTTGTTCAGGAAATTGTTTGTGGAAAGCTACCCCAATTGTGACCAAACAATTTTAGACATATATTTGTGATCATTACACTTTAAGTGTATAGTGTTCTATCAATCACTTGAAGTGCAGATACTGTTTTACTCTACTAGTAGAGAATATAAGTATTTTTGTCTGGGTTTTGTTTATGGGTGTGAAATGATAAATGTGCATTTGTATTTGTTATCAGGCTCATGTACAGTTcaagacggaagtttacatacaccttagccaaatacatttaaactcagtttttcacaattcctgacatttaatcctagtaaaaattccctgtcttaggatcaccactttattttaagaatgtgaaatgtcagaattatagtagagagaatgatttatttaagcttttatttctttcatcacattcccagtgggtcaaaagttgacacactcaattagtatttggtagcattgcctttaaaaatggtttcacttgggtcaaacgttttgggtagccttccacaagcttcccacaataagttgggtgaattttggtccattcctcctgacagagctggtgtaactgagtcaggtttgtaggcctccttgttcgcacacgctttttcagttctgcccacacattttctataggattgaggtcagggctttgtgatggccactccaataccttgactttgttgtccttaagccattttgccacaactttggaagaatgcttggggtcattgtccatttggaagacccatttgcaaccaagctttaacttcctgactgatgtcttgagatgttgtttcaatatatccacatcattttccttcctcatgatgccatctattttgtgaagtgcaccagtcccttctgaagcaaagcacccccacagcatgatgctgccacccccgtgcttcacggttgggatggtgttcttcagcttgcaagcaaccccctccaaacataaccatggtcattatggccaaacagttctatttttgtttaatcagaccagaggacatttctccaaaaagtacgatctttgtcccaatgtgcagttgcaaatcgtagtcaggcttttttatggcggttttggagcagtggcttcttccttgctgagtggccttttcaggttatgtcgatataggacttgttttgctgtggatatagatactttctattgaacctgtttcctctagcatcttcacaaggtcctttgctgttgttctgggattgatttgcatttttcgcacaaaaatacgttaatctctaggagacagaacgcgtctccttcctgagcggtatgacggctgcgtggtcccaaggtgtttatacttgcgtactattgtttgtacagatgaatatggtgccttcaggcgtttggaaattgcttccaaggatgaaccagacttgtggaggctaaacatttttttctgagggcttggctgatttcttttgattttcccatgatgtcaagcaaagaggcactgagtttgaaggtaggccttgaaatacatccacaggtacacctccaattgactcaaatgatatcaattagcctatcataagcttctaaagccatgacatcattttctggaattttccaagctgtttaaaggcacagtcaacttggtgtatgtaaacttctgacccactggaattgtgatacagtgaattataagtgaaataatctgtctgtaaacaattgttggaaaaagtacttgtgtcatgcacaaagtagatgtcctaaccgacatgccaaatctatagtttgttaacaagacgagttttaatgactccaacctaagtgtatgtaaacttccgacttcaactgtatttgtatGTATCAAACCCTACCTTCTTTGTAAACTGCTGAAAATGTAATTAAAACGCAAATTGGATAATGATAAATCAATAACATATTGCATTTCAATATTATTGTTTTTGGCAGCTATATGCTTCCATAACTCTCTGAGTAAGGTCTCTTAATTATTCAGATTAGTTAGGAATTAAACATGAATTACTAATCTGATGCAGTATTGCAACGTGGCCCATGATGATAGTATTGCAATAGGCTTAAAGAGCAACTGGCCCTAAAAAGCAACTTCTCATTTTGGAAATGGCCTAGGGGCCATCAATATGAGTCAAACATTTTATATAGTGtgaaaattgactacaaagtgtaaataggataattttggtcagatagtcagtctcgtccaaaactgagATTTGGGAGATGATGGGGAAAGAATCGTATGTCACGGAATGAAAGTTACCGTAATAGTTTTCTGTGGGTTGTGTTTATTTTATTCCTGCCCACATGCCtacagctggcagcacccaaaTAATAATCAATTCGGAGTGCAGCTGCATGCAACACCATCATAATGCAAATGGTAaatttggtttgacattcgaTATTCctgtggggctagttagg
This window contains:
- the LOC121549539 gene encoding GTPase IMAP family member 6, whose translation is MESEKVVQSTGEDVPDPEEEEKRLAAAAREANHLSELRLVLLGWRWPGKSLTGNTILGREEFRQERAAEFCVKRQTEVEGRQVTVIDTPGWYSTQATPPVYQQEMVRGASMCGPPGPHAFLLVIPVDMFTEVDRARIEEHLALFGQRVWKHTIVVFTWAEVLRNMSIERHIKREGKDLQWVLEKCKRRYIVISNYIFGEHPQLRQLMEKIEKVVEEEGIYNPEEVEEKKPLGQNQNQTQNRELGARPKVNSAVGLAKMDMDPPHNSVDGL